A single window of Vigna unguiculata cultivar IT97K-499-35 chromosome 1, ASM411807v1, whole genome shotgun sequence DNA harbors:
- the LOC114182598 gene encoding protein FAR-RED ELONGATED HYPOCOTYL 3-like, protein MKRALKEIMPLTKHGLCTWHIMRNGVKHLGNLMKDGSHFLRDFKKCMYDYEEEIDFENSWRDLLVKYNVEENTWLNSIYQKKEKWATCYMKNAFTLGMRSTQLSESINSDIKNCTRPNLNINQFFKQFERIVQEKRYNELQHDYEMRQKIPRMIVQSSPLIRQLSQIYTPPMFNLFQREWDLVSTTNIIERNETNVCCNYVITMVDEKGEWNVSYESYLENGEWAITCSCRKFEQWEILCCHSLRILFCKDIKLLPEKYILKRWARHARSDAMSDHGGKPINVDPRLESSKQYKQLCSRLLRLAHDVSDDSEACTMVWEGVLELKKKVVAIRLNNQSHGTHGTTIKATQHVVESSTSKGIGFKKKDGPKQKKYRRLKSWVDELK, encoded by the coding sequence ATGAAAAGAGCATTAAAGGAGATTATGCCGTTGACAAAGCATGGTTTGTGCACATGGCATATAATGAGGAATGGAGTCAAGCATCTTGGAAATTTAATGAAGGATGGATCACATTTCTTACGAGATTTCAAGAAGTGTATGTATGATTATGAAGAAGAAATAGATTTTGAAAACTCATGGAGAGATTTATTGGTGAAATACAATGTTGAAGAAAACACATGGTTGAATTCAATATATCAGAAAAAAGAGAAATGGGCAACATGTTATATGAAGAATGCTTTTACGCTTGGCATGAGGAGCACACAACTAAGTGAAAGCATTAATTCAGATATAAAGAATTGCACAAGGCCTAATTTGAATATCAACCAATTTTTTAAGCAATTTGAACGGATTGTTCAAGAAAAAAGATACAATGAGTTACAACATGATTATGAGATGCGCCAAAAGATACCAAGAATGATAGTACAAAGTTCACCATTAATTCGACAACTTTCACAGATATACACTCCTCCTATGTTCAACTTGTTCCAACGAGAATGGGATCTTGTATCTACAACAAACATAATTGAAAGGAATGAAACCAATGTATGTTGCAACTATGTCATAACAATGGTGGATGAAAAAGGAGAATGGAATGTTTCATATGAGTCATACTTAGAGAATGGAGAGTGGGCAATTACTTGTAGTTGTAGAAAATTTGAACAATGGGAAATATTGTGTTGTCATTCATTAAGAATACTATTTTGTAAGGATATCAAGCTTCTCccagaaaaatatatattgaagagGTGGGCAAGACATGCACGAAGTGATGCAATGAGTGATCATGGTGGAAAGCCAATCAATGTTGATCCTAGATTGGAAAGCTCAAAACAATATAAGCAACTATGTTCAAGACTTTTAAGATTAGCTCATGATGTATCAGATGATTCAGAAGCATGCACTATGGTTTGGGAAGGGGTGTTAGAACTTAAGAAGAAAGTGGTTGCGATTCGATTGAACAATCAATCACATGGTACTCATGGTACGACTATTAAGGCAACACAACATGTGGTTGAATCATCAACATCCAAAGGTATTGGCTTTAAGAAGAAAGATGGTCCAAAACAAAAGAAGTATAGACGTTTGAAGAGTTGGGttgatgaattaaaataa
- the LOC114182587 gene encoding protein FAR1-RELATED SEQUENCE 5-like, translating to MDTGLSLKLGLEFDNLEDAWKFWVNYGGSKGFGVRKHYPSKNKKDGCITSYIYVCCKEGMRKPDKRDFKTNNPRPETRTGCATRMKVKRVGERYRVVDFIDDHNHPLHPPETVHLLPCQRKITDCQAYDLEMAEQAGIQQKASFDLMSKYTGGRENLGYTREDAKNYLNSKRRRDMAYGEAGILLQYFQQQLIDNPSFFHAYQMDLEEQITNIFWADARMLFDYHCFGDVILLDTTYCTNGDHRPLAIFSGFNHYRGGVIFGAALLYDETIESFKWLFQTFLQAHNQKNPQTIFTDQETKP from the coding sequence ATGGATACAGGTTTGAGTCTTAAACTTGGTCTTGAATTTGATAACTTAGAAGATGCATGGAAGTTTTGGGTTAATTATGGTGGTAGTAAAGGTTTTGGAGTTAGAAAACACTACCCTAGCAAGAATAAAAAAGATGGGTGTATTACTTCTTACATCTATGTTTGTTGCAAGGAAGGTATGCGAAAACCAGATAAAAGAGACTTTAAGACCAATAATCCTCGACCTGAGACAAGAACAGGATGTGCTACAAGAATGAAAGTTAAAAGAGTTGGTGAAAGATATAGAGTAGTTGATTTTATTGATGATCATAACCACCCACTTCATCCACCAGAAACAGTTCATCTATTACCTtgtcaaagaaaaataacagaTTGTCAAGCATATGATCTTGAAATGGCAGAACAGGCAGGGATTCAACAAAAGGCATCATTTGATTTGATGAGTAAATATACAGGAGGTAGAGAGAATTTAGGCTATACAAGAGAAGATGCAAAGAACTATCTGAACTCAAAGAGGCGAAGAGATATGGCATATGGTGAAGCTGGAATTTTGTTACAATATTTCCAACAACAACTAATAGATAATCCTTCATTTTTCCATGCCTACCAAATGGATTTGGAAgaacaaataacaaacatattTTGGGCTGATGCAAGAATGTTATTTGATTATCATTGTTTTGGAGATGTCATTTTGTTGGATACAACATATTGTACAAATGGAGATCATAGGCCTCTTGCAATTTTCTCGGGATTTAATCATTATAGAGGAGGGGTGATATTTGGGGCAGCCTTATTGTATGATGAGACCATTGAGTCCTTCAAATGGTTATTTCAAACATTTTTGCAAGCACACAATCAAAAAAATCCACAAACTATTTTTACTGATCAAGAGACCAAGCCATGA
- the LOC114164126 gene encoding translation initiation factor eIF-2B subunit beta-like, whose translation MPDVQALVNEFVNLLKKRKIEGSQATAKQTAELLRSVISHQRVSHTNQATSLINAIRTVGEKIIDANPIELSVGNIVRRVLHIIREEDLSLVTDALAGFGSDDEDDVERDDHPALSAAAVAAAARSTLRPPSLQTLLEDVTDSAAVPATPSSTGDSDGKSRSVEKGTRGRKLKHDVIEAVNELIQDITSCHEQIAEQAVEHIHQNEVILTLGSSKTVFEFLCAAKEKKRSFKVFVAEGAPRYRGHLLAKELAARGLQTTVIADSASFAMISRVNMVIVGAHAVMANGGVIAPIGLHMVALAARRHAVPFVVLAGSHKLCPLYPHNPHVLLNELRSPSELLDFGEFSDLMDSATGVGSLHVVNPAFDYVPPDLVSLFITGTGGHNPSYMYRLIADYYSAADLVVKQRPTTGN comes from the exons atgcCAGATGTTCAAGCCCTTGTTAATGAATTTGTCAATCTGCTCAAGAAGCG TAAAATTGAAGGGTCTCAGGCCACAGCGAAGCAGACAGCAGAGTTGCTCCGGTCAGTGATTTCGCATCAGCGGGTGTCACACACAAACCAGGCCACATCTCTGATAAATGCAATAAGGACTGTGGGGGAGAAGATTATTGATGCTAATCCTATTG AGTTATCTGTGGGAAATATTGTGAGGCGTGTTCTTCACATTATAAGGGAGGAGGATCTTTCCCTTGTTACAGATGCTTTGGCTGGGTTTGGAagtgatgatgaagatgatgtgGAGCGAGATGATCATCCTGCTTTATCTGCTGCTGCTGTTGCAGCTGCTGCAAGAAGCACCTTGCGTCCACCCTCATTACAAACTCTTCTAGAGGATGTGACTGATTCAGCTGCCGTTCCAGCAACTCCTTCCTCGACGGGTGACTCTGATGGGAAAAGTAGAT CTGTTGAAAAGGGTACAAGAGGTCGGAAGTTGAAGCATGATGTCATTGAAGCAGTCAATGAACTTATTCAAGACATAACCTCTTGCCATGAACAAATAGCAGAACAAGCAGTAGAGCATATTCATCAAAA TGAGGTAATATTGACGCTAGGCAGTTCAAAAACAGTGTTCGAATTTCTTTGTGCTGCAAAGGAGAAAAAAAGATCATTTAAGGTTTTTGTTGCTGAAGGTGCCCCGAG GTATCGGGGACATCTCCTTGCAAAAGAATTGGCTGCTAGAGGCTTACAGACCACAGTCATTGCTGATTCTGCAAGTTTTGCTATGATTTCCAGGGTGAATATG GTTATAGTTGGTGCTCATGCCGTCATGGCTAATGGTGGAGTAATTGCCCCAATTGGGTTGCATATGGTTGCACTTGCAGCTCGTAGGCATGCTGTTCCTTTTGTTGTACTTGCTGGGAGTCATAAG TTGTGCCCTTTGTATCCTCACAATCCTCATGTCCTACTGAATGAATTGAGATCCCCATCCGAACTACTAGACTTTGGAGAATTCTCAGATTTGATGGATTCTGCAACTGGTGTTGGTTCTCTTCATGTTGTTAATCCAGCATTTGATTATGTGCCACCAGACCTTGTTAGTCTCTTCATTACTGGCAC TGGAGGGCATAACCCATCATATATGTACCGGCTGATAGCTGATTATTACTCTGCCGCTGATTTGGTGGTGAAACAGAGACCTACTACAGGGAATTGA